Below is a genomic region from Candidatus Nitrosocosmicus arcticus.
AAACAAAATATTGTATGATTCCTTCAAACTATTTATGGTCAATATCAAAAATTAGCCTTTTACAATAGTTTGATAACTGTATAGTGTTAGGAGAATGAAAAAATATTGCTGTAAAGAATTGCATCAACTGGAGGATGATTCTTGGGAGAGGGGGTTTGGACTCAACATAATAGAAAAGAACAAAGTGGAGGTATTCTGTATGGATGATGCAGGCTACCCTAAACGCATAGACGAATATACATTTAATTTCTGCCCCTTTTGTGGTAATAAACTGTAATATGACTATCATGACATATCATCAAAATACTATAAAAGGTAACATGGCATCCTTAAGTAATAATTTCAGAAAAACTGTTTCATCATATTTATAAATTCTTCATCGGTCATTTTTCTTTTGGCTTCCATCCATTGTTCAACGTCCTTGCCTGCCAGATATCTTAATTTTGGATTTTCACTGGTGATCGCACCAAGTAAAACCTCGGCTACGTACTCTGGTGTAGACCCATTACCAATCATTTTTTTTATGTTGTTTTCCATGGCTTTCATTAGCGGAGCATATGGAGTATCAGGATCTTGAGATTTCTTTGCTATCTGTAAAGCATTATGAAAGTTGGTATCAATCACACCCGGCTCTATAATTACTGTTTTGATTCCAAAAGGTTCAAGCTCATAAGACATAGATTCGCTTAAACCCTCTACTGCAAATTTTGTGCTTACATAAGCGGAGCCAGTGGGGTAGCCAAACCTCCCCGCCCCTGAGCTTATATTGACAATCAATCCAGTTTTTTGTGTTCTCATAATTGGGAGTACTGCTTGGGTAGTCCTTATCAATCCGTATACATTTGTTTCATACTGTTTTCTTATTTCACTTAAAGAAAGGTCCTCAAAGGCTCCTGATAAAGCATAACCAGCATTGTTTACTAATACATCTATTCTGCCAGCTTCATCATACACCGTTTGTATAGCGGTTTTGACAGAGTTGTCATCTGTAACATCGAGCTCTACAAAAGATAAGGGTAATTTTTCATTCTCTGCAATAGTCCTTAATTCTGAGCCTTTTTGCAAGTTCCTCATTGATGCATATGTTCTAAAGTTATTTCTTGCTAGTATAAGGGCCGTTTCACGTCCTATGCCCGCC
It encodes:
- a CDS encoding SDR family oxidoreductase, with amino-acid sequence MSSNPRVALVTGSSAGIGRETALILARNNFRTYASMRNLQKGSELRTIAENEKLPLSFVELDVTDDNSVKTAIQTVYDEAGRIDVLVNNAGYALSGAFEDLSLSEIRKQYETNVYGLIRTTQAVLPIMRTQKTGLIVNISSGAGRFGYPTGSAYVSTKFAVEGLSESMSYELEPFGIKTVIIEPGVIDTNFHNALQIAKKSQDPDTPYAPLMKAMENNIKKMIGNGSTPEYVAEVLLGAITSENPKLRYLAGKDVEQWMEAKRKMTDEEFINMMKQFF